The Ruminococcaceae bacterium BL-4 region CAATTCTATCCGGCGGAATCGAAGCCGGACAAATGAATATAGGCGGCATGAAGCTGGTTTGGAACTTTCCGGATGCTGCTGCTGTAACTACCGATTATACGGGAGGCCATATTGTAGCCCCGCGTGCAACTGTAACAGTAAACCAGGGAGCCGGAAACTTTGAAGGCGGAATTCTCGCAAATAAAATTGTCGATTATTCCGCTGAAGGGCATTTCTATCCTTATGACAGCGTGAAAACGACAGATTCTTCATCGAGTGATTCTTCATCGAGCAGTTCTTCTTCGAGTGATTCTTCTTCGAGCAGTTCTTCTTCGAGCAGTTCTTCATCGAGTGATTCTTCATCGAGCAGTTCTTCATCGAGCAGTTCTTCATCGAGCAGTTCTTCATCGAGTGATTCTTCTTCGAGTAGTTCTTCTTCGAGTAGTTCTTCATCGATTGATTCTTCATCGAGCAGTTCTTCTTCGAGCAGTTCTTCTTCGAGTGATTCTTCTTCGAGCAGTTCTTCTTCGAGTGATTCTTCTTCGATCGATTCTTCATCGATTGATTCTTCATCGAGCAGTTCTTCTTCGAGTGATTCTTCTTTGAGCAGTTCTTCATCGATTGATTCTTCTTTGAGCAGTTCTTCTTCGAGTGATTCTTCTTCGAGCAGTTCTTCTTCGAGCAGTTCTTCTTCGAGTGATTCTTCATTGAGCAGTTCTTCATCGATTGATTCTTCTTTGAGCAGTTCTTCTTCGAGTGATTCTTCTTTGAGCAGTTCTTCTTCGAGTGATTCTTCATTGAGCAGTTCTTCTTCGAGTGATTCTTCTTTGAGCAGTTCTTCTTCGAGTGATTCTTCTTCGAAGGATGAAGCACCAAAGACCGGTGACAGTACCCCGTCTGTGTGGCCTTACGTACTTGCTGTTATACTTGCCATGATTAGCGTAATTGGTATCCTGTGTTTTGACAAGAAGAAAAAGGCAGACAAATAACTCCACAAAAAGGAACGAACAGTAGTAAGACAAACAAGCAATCAGCAAAAACAGAAGAGTGTCTCCAGTTGAATTAACCCCAAAAAGTTTGACAAATAAATTTGTTTAGCAACCGAAAAGGCTTGCTGTCTGTGCAAAACAGATGGCAAGCCTTTAAATTTTCATCTTGCCGCGACGATTGTTATAATAATCGAGATCGTTAAGAAGTCCCTTTTTGAAATGTTCCATAGATTCAAAATCTTGCAAGTACAGCATCTCTTGATGTAATGTAAAAGCATTGGTAGCAGCCATTTTCACGGCTTAGGCAACAAGCGCTTGCAATATTATCTTGCAAATTCTCAACTCGCTTCAAACTGCGCATTTACCCATCATTTTCTAAACACTTGCTAGGCTGTATTTTTACCATTCCTTTGACCTCAGCAGAGCCACTTTATCGTTTTGAAACAGATTAATGCCTAACAATGACTAACATAGACAACTCCAATATACAATACGGTCTATGATTTTACATTACTTCACCTGCGGTGCCGACCCACTGAATTATTATACCTTAATCAGATTTGGCTATTGATGACGCCACCTTGCACAAATTCTTTTGCTCATACATCTTGCGGTCAATCAATTTGAAAAATGATTCCGTAGAGTCTCCCATGGCGCGGCTATACACCGCATAGCCCATGCTGAAACTAAGTTTGTACGGCTTGTTTATACTTTGGTTATAGGAAGCAAGATTGTCCTTTATCCGCGTGATCGTGTTTTCGATCGTCCTGCCGTCGTCGCTTTCGAAAACAACACAAAACTCGTCCCCGCCGTATCTGGCCACAAAATCATGGCAATCCACGGAATTCCGTAGGATACTGACGGTTTTCTTCAACGCGACATCTCCTTCAAAATGGCCGAAGCCATCATTAATAGATTTAAAATCGTCTATATCAAGCAGAATTGCAGCAAAAGTTTTCTGGTTTGTCGAGGCATCAATCTTATGTTGCATATAGTTATCGAGTATCTCTCGGGTAAAAGCGCCGGTCAGATAATCCTTGTCCATATTGTGGTTTTGTATATCGGTAAACATAATCTGCGCAGCGAAAGTAATGCTAAGCAGCGAGAACGGAAGTCCGTATATGAAAAGCTGCAGCGCCCATCCAATCAGCGGGGTGACGAGGAACACTGACAGAGCAGAAAAGTAATTCGCTTCAATTTGCCGACGCTGACTGATCAAGAAGCCCTCAACAATAATCATCATAATCAGTTGTATCGTCATAGGGATAAACAGAAGTGGGCCTCGGTGGTAGACATGGAGGCTGTCAAAATTGAAAATCTGCCCTGTAAAAGCCGTGGACAAAACGGTTGCCGTGCAGAGAAAATCAAAGCCTAACAGGATGAGTTTCACCTTTCGTTTGAGTAATGAGTCCAGTTTGGAAATCTGTGTGCAGACATAGAGGAAAAAAATCGGGATAAGCGCCGTATTAAAAATAAGCTCGACATAAACGCCGAGTACGGTGAAGGGAAAAAACCAATCCGGAGCGGAAGAAAAATTGCTAGCAATATCCCCGGCAAAGGAAACCAGCGTGAGGATAAGCATGTGTATAAAATGCTTTTCTTGGCTGGTTTGTACATTGCGGCGACAGTGTTCCATCGCGAGGAGAAAGCTAAGCTGCAACATGCAATAAATGCAAATACAAAGATAGGTGACAGAAAACATGTGAACTCTCCATTGGATTACTACAGTATCTATTAGAATCAAACCATTTTATATAAAAGAAATATGAGCGGCTGAATTCTCAACTGAGCGGACAGAATATTCTCTGCCGAGTAATTTTCAAGCGGATACTCCTTTGGGATAGAAAGCACTGAACGAACCGTTGTGGCGCTCATTTTGCAGTTGCTCCTATGAGGTGTAGGGATGGGAAATGAATACTTTGATGTCCTCATTTTTCAATTTGAGAGAAGTCTGCAACAGAGTCAATTATCTGCGGGATTTTCGTAAGATCAAACTCTGCACAGAAACCGAAGGTTGCATTGTCTGTTTTAAGCAGAGGACTATCCCAGCTGATCTTGCTGCCACTGTCTTCTGTAAAGTTTAATTTCAAGGTTTCGAGTTACCGTCATGGTATTGCGATACTGTGCGTTGTTATATGACTGAGTAATAACATCACTGATGGTTCCATTAGGGAAAACAGCAGCAGGAAAGATAACAACAAAAACACTGGCTTTATTCTTGAATGAATACGAAAAAAGGGGGTACAATTTTGGTCTCCTTGTCCTGTTTTTATGCATCTCACTTGATTTCATCTACCAGTTTTCCGACTAGTTTATACCGGGCATTGCTAAATTTGTGCACGTGACCAGTGTTACCCGCTTATCTCCTGGCTCAATATCCACATTGCTTTCGAGCGTAGGCCGCGTCTTCTCTTCTTGTGCATATTCTCTCAAACTTTGTATAAGCATCGTGGCACTGATAATAACTATCACACTGAACACAACAAGGCAATGCGCATATCGTTCGTCCGTAGGCGCACATACCAAGCTCAATACGTAAGTTCTTTTGCAATTAGTACAAAGCGCCCATTTTCCGTATGGTAAGCACAGGTGGAAAGTGTAAGGAGGCAGTCACCGTATTTGACATCAACGCCTGTATCGTAAAGAGCCGCGTTGTGAATACCCTCGATAAAGCTGTTAAAGTCTGCTTCGTTTGCGGAATTGATGAAGCTGTAGCAGCGAATCGATTCTGCGCTTTGAATGTCAGTGGAGACTGCGGCAAAAATCTCATACTGATGGGATTCATACAGTGTACTGAATTCAATAACCGGGTGTTTCTCCCAGTAGCTTTTCTCGGCGTAATTCACAAGCGTTGCAAACATAGTCCCATCGTTCATATGATGTCCGTAAATAACTACATTTTCGCTTCTGGGGGAGAGAGAGCAGCCAGCCCCAACAAAAGGAACACCATAAATGGAATAAGTCCCGTCAAACGCCTTGTGCAGATATTTCTGCGGCTCATCCGGCGTGTACATGACAGGGTAATCCACCGCTGTTCCTTCGATCCTGATCCAGCCGCCGATATCGTTGTTCTGGGAAATTAAATCATTAAATTGCGGCAGGATAGTGACAGAACCGCCTGCTTTTTCGGATTCGTCGTGTTCTGAGGCATCCGAATTTGTTCCTGCTTGGTAATACCGGTTGGATAGTTTGGAAAAATCCTGTTGTGCACCATATGACTGATATAAAATTGAAATCACTTTGTATCCGGAAAACAAGAGGAGCAGAAGAGGCGGTATCAGGAAAAGCAACCGGATATGCTTGCTGTTTTTTTTACTCATACGAACACTCCATTTGATTCTGATTGTTGGATATTGGTATGTCATTTGTATCGATCAAGTCTTTAGGCTGCATAAAATAGACAAAAAGGACGATTTTATAAAACCCACACCGTTTTTATAAAAAACAATATAAAAAGGATGACAAATGACGCAGAATGTTTTTTCAATTAATATAATAACAAAATGGGACGGATGTTGCCACACCCGCCCCGATTTGTTAATGGGAATTTTTATCAGTTCGTTTTTTCTTCCAAATTACAACCGCAATTAATACCACGACCGAAACCGTAAGCAAGACGATCCAAAGGGTCAGGTTGGTTGTGTCTCCCGTCTGTGGAAAAATCGAATTGCTTTTGAAGGTGTTGGTAAAGCTCATAGCGGAAGCTGCCGTTCCGTCAGCCTTTTGATACTGCGTGGATTGCTGCAGTTGGCCATTTTCCTCTGTAACCTTGACCGTCATCGTATATACGGTCTTGTCGTAGGTGTATCCGGGAATTCCGCCGTTCACTTCCGAAATCGTGTACCCATAGGTGCCTGGCTCGGTAAAGGTGATCGTGCCGGCTTCTGCCTGTCCGGGGCCGACGCGCGAGAAGGTCTTCATGTTGCCGGAGCTGCCGTCCGGCATGGGAGCAGCGGAGCTGTCTGATACAAAGCGGAATGTGAAAGTTCCGGCCACTGCCGGGGAACCGTTCACCACTTTTTGGACCGGCGGATCGACCGAGACCGGCGTTGGCATCGTGTACCGGTTGGTAAATAGTGCTTTTTCCTGCTTGTAGATTCCATCCTCTTTTGCAAGATACATCGTTGCGATCATTTCTCCGCCGACTCTGTCTTTCCATGTTACCTGAACGTTGGCAGAATAAACGGTCTTATCATAGTCATATCGCTGGTTGCTTCCCTTTGTCTCGCTGATGGTGTAATGATACTCGCCCAGCTCCGTGTAGCTGATCGGACCAAAAGCAGTGTTTCCTTCGCCGGTAATCTGGACGGTCTTTGTTCCGTTCACACTGCCGTCCGGCATCGGAGCCCCATCAACGGCGTTGAGGCTGAAGGTGTAAGCTTCGTCGGTTTTCGGCGTATCTCCAACCACCTGCTTATAAACTGGAATATTGACTGTTGCATTTGCTGGTTCAGCGGCCAAGGCGGACACGGGAAGTATCGACAGCATAAGCAGCGCAGCCACTGCAACCAGCAGCCCCCGACAGCCTCGGCGTTTCTTTATTGTCATAGTTATTGACCTCCCGCGTCGTTTTCTTCCACCATCTGAGCAATTAGTATAGATCTCCCGTTGGTGGTCGCGGAAGCGCAGGTTGACATAGCCAAAATCTGGTCGTTCACTGTGGTGCCGATTTCCCGATACTGAACTGCATGCTGTTTGATATACTCAAGCCGCTGTGCATACTTCCCCGCATTCCCCACATTTTGGAACATGGGAGACTGATAAGCGTCTTCATGAAGCACCGCATAAATCTCCAACTTAAAAGTTTTTCCATTAAGGATCAGCGTCCCTGTTTGGTGTTGGGTGAAGTATGTTTCATTCTCAAAATTTACGATATCTCCGAACATTGCGCCACCATCCATGTGATGCCCGTACAGTAGGGAGTAGCTGTCCGTAAAATCGGCGCTGTTCCGATAATCGAGGAAGATACTGCCGCCCAAAGAATACTTTCCATAGAAATCCGTGTTGAGATAACGGCTGTTGTCGGTGCCATGCAGAACAGGATAATCGACATGCGTATTGTCCAGTGTCAGCCATGCGCAAACATCCGGATTGATTGCCTGCAGCTCGGAGAGACTCGGATTGGAAGGTGTCGGCTTGTACTTCATGATCTGGCTGTCCAAATCTGTATTTCTATAGATCATGAAATTGTCCCAAAGCGCATAACCGCCGTACAAAAGTGCCAGCAGTAATGCAATACATATGAGCCAGTCCAGCAGTCGATCCGCTCCACGGATCAACTTTTGCGCAACCCCCAAATCCAGTTTCCTCCTTTCGAGCCGTCAGACATGATCAGCGGTGCTGATAAAATGACAGATAATTACTGAGCGCTGTATTTACGTTTGCGAAGCATGAAGAACAGAGCAATACCAGCTGCGGAAATAATCAGGACGAATGGAATGTTCTCAAGAGCGATACCGGTCGGGGTCACAGCTTCCTTATTGTTCACGAAGTCCTGATTGTTTATTGCGCCGACATCCGTGGAGATAGTCTTTTCACCGGCGGTCTTGTTGTCCGTAAGATTGGTCACGTCCGGAGTAGTCGGACCAGTAGTGCCGTTCTGGGTTGTGATTGTAGTCTTGTAATCGGTCGCAGCGTTCTCGATGACGGTCACTTTCTCGCCGGTAGCGAGGCCGGTA contains the following coding sequences:
- a CDS encoding protein of unknown function (Evidence 5 : Unknown function), whose translation is MSLVCAPTDERYAHCLVVFSVIVIISATMLIQSLREYAQEEKTRPTLESNVDIEPGDKRVTLVTCTNLAMPGIN
- a CDS encoding NPQTN specific sortase B, with the translated sequence MGVAQKLIRGADRLLDWLICIALLLALLYGGYALWDNFMIYRNTDLDSQIMKYKPTPSNPSLSELQAINPDVCAWLTLDNTHVDYPVLHGTDNSRYLNTDFYGKYSLGGSIFLDYRNSADFTDSYSLLYGHHMDGGAMFGDIVNFENETYFTQHQTGTLILNGKTFKLEIYAVLHEDAYQSPMFQNVGNAGKYAQRLEYIKQHAVQYREIGTTVNDQILAMSTCASATTNGRSILIAQMVEENDAGGQ
- a CDS encoding exported protein of unknown function (Evidence 5 : Unknown function); the encoded protein is MYPLFSYSFKNKASVFVVIFPAAVFPNGTISDVITQSYNNAQYRNTMTVTRNLEIKLYRRQWQQDQLG
- a CDS encoding protein of unknown function (Evidence 5 : Unknown function) gives rise to the protein MAATNAFTLHQEMLYLQDFESMEHFKKGLLNDLDYYNNRRGKMKI
- a CDS encoding exported protein of unknown function (Evidence 5 : Unknown function), whose product is MTIKKRRGCRGLLVAVAALLMLSILPVSALAAEPANATVNIPVYKQVVGDTPKTDEAYTFSLNAVDGAPMPDGSVNGTKTVQITGEGNTAFGPISYTELGEYHYTISETKGSNQRYDYDKTVYSANVQVTWKDRVGGEMIATMYLAKEDGIYKQEKALFTNRYTMPTPVSVDPPVQKVVNGSPAVAGTFTFRFVSDSSAAPMPDGSSGNMKTFSRVGPGQAEAGTITFTEPGTYGYTISEVNGGIPGYTYDKTVYTMTVKVTEENGQLQQSTQYQKADGTAASAMSFTNTFKSNSIFPQTGDTTNLTLWIVLLTVSVVVLIAVVIWKKKRTDKNSH
- a CDS encoding conserved exported protein of unknown function (Evidence 4 : Unknown function but conserved in other organisms); protein product: MLKKIKFWVTLLLVCLIGISIPKMVSFAASDPTAVYSKEYTIENLLSDYQYVSKTDLTVANHTVGAIACGGNAAISNFGDGAIAASYFHNIDAIGNYAAGSYFSGSLEYGGYAGLPAYYKTAASGVSTNVLTQYTGTGEYIDFNSAFTDILSESNSLATASDAYTVTESDITGDQYSGYTLNLPPFSNYKNIVIPKSIYDKVNYIKMGAFSSADDAREYQYTISVVGITDQEPINMTFGYISPSDSISKNITGILVPNGETFNNSNSFKSILSGGIEAGQMNIGGMKLVWNFPDAAAVTTDYTGGHIVAPRATVTVNQGAGNFEGGILANKIVDYSAEGHFYPYDSVKTTDSSSSDSSSSSSSSSDSSSSSSSSSSSSSSDSSSSSSSSSSSSSSSSSSSDSSSSSSSSSSSSSIDSSSSSSSSSSSSSSDSSSSSSSSSDSSSIDSSSIDSSSSSSSSSDSSLSSSSSIDSSLSSSSSSDSSSSSSSSSSSSSSDSSLSSSSSIDSSLSSSSSSDSSLSSSSSSDSSLSSSSSSDSSLSSSSSSDSSSKDEAPKTGDSTPSVWPYVLAVILAMISVIGILCFDKKKKADK
- a CDS encoding protein of unknown function (Evidence 5 : Unknown function) produces the protein MKLNFTEDSGSKISWDSPLLKTDNATFGFCAEFDLTKIPQIIDSVADFSQIEK
- a CDS encoding NPQTN specific sortase B, which encodes MSKKNSKHIRLLFLIPPLLLLLFSGYKVISILYQSYGAQQDFSKLSNRYYQAGTNSDASEHDESEKAGGSVTILPQFNDLISQNNDIGGWIRIEGTAVDYPVMYTPDEPQKYLHKAFDGTYSIYGVPFVGAGCSLSPRSENVVIYGHHMNDGTMFATLVNYAEKSYWEKHPVIEFSTLYESHQYEIFAAVSTDIQSAESIRCYSFINSANEADFNSFIEGIHNAALYDTGVDVKYGDCLLTLSTCAYHTENGRFVLIAKELTY
- a CDS encoding putative GGDEF domain-containing protein (Evidence 3 : Putative function from multiple computational evidences); translated protein: MFSVTYLCICIYCMLQLSFLLAMEHCRRNVQTSQEKHFIHMLILTLVSFAGDIASNFSSAPDWFFPFTVLGVYVELIFNTALIPIFFLYVCTQISKLDSLLKRKVKLILLGFDFLCTATVLSTAFTGQIFNFDSLHVYHRGPLLFIPMTIQLIMMIIVEGFLISQRRQIEANYFSALSVFLVTPLIGWALQLFIYGLPFSLLSITFAAQIMFTDIQNHNMDKDYLTGAFTREILDNYMQHKIDASTNQKTFAAILLDIDDFKSINDGFGHFEGDVALKKTVSILRNSVDCHDFVARYGGDEFCVVFESDDGRTIENTITRIKDNLASYNQSINKPYKLSFSMGYAVYSRAMGDSTESFFKLIDRKMYEQKNLCKVASSIAKSD